CTCAAGCCCGCCCTCACCCGCCTATTCGAGATTGCCGGCAAGAAGGCGCGCCTGCTCGACAACGCCTGGGACCCGAAGAACGGCACGCCGGTCTTCACGGTCGACGGCAAGTACACGACGCGCGGCTGGACGGAGTGGACGCAGGGCTTCCAGTACGGTTGGCCGATCCTGGTCTACGACGTCACCGGTGAGAAGGCGATGTTGGAGTTGGGCCGGAGCAACACGCTGAAGCTTATGGCGCCGCACGTCACGCACATCGGCGTGCATGATCATGGGTTCAACAACCTCTCGACCTACGGCAACCTTCGCCGGCTGATGTTGGAGGGCCGCATCGAGCGCAACGAGTGGGAACTGAACTTCTACGAGATGGCGATCAAGGTCAGCGGCGCCGTGCAGGCGGCACGCTGGAGCGGCACGCATCCCGTACCGTCGTCGAAGTACACCGCCGGCGGGGCGGCGCTGGGATACGTCTACTCGTTCAACGGTCCGCATTCGTTGTTCGTCGACACGATGCGCACGATCCGCATCCTCGGCGTGGCGTGGCAGCTCGGGCACAAGCTGATGCACGAGAACGACAAGGCCGCCGACCTGCTGAAGCGCAGCGTGCTGCACGGGCTGACGACCAGCCAGTACGTGCTGTTCCACGGCGAAGGCAAGCACACCTACGACGTGCGCGGCCGCACGGCCCACGAGGCCGTCTTTAACCGCAACGATGGCAACTTCCGCAACCGCAGCACGCAGCAGGGTTACTCGCCGTTCAGCACGTGGACGCGCGGTCTGGCCTGGGCGATGCTGGGATATGCCGAGGAACTCGAGTTCTTCGCGTCGATCGACGATGCGACGTTCAAGGCGTCGGTCGGGTTGGACAAAGCGGCGGTCGTGAAGGTGTACGAGGCCGCGGCCAAGGCGACCTGCGACCATTACATCAACGACTGTGCCGCGGCCGACGGCATCACGTACTGGGATGACGGTGCTCCGAACCTGCACAAGCTTGGCGACTGGCAGTCGCGCGTCGCTGAGCCGTACAACGACTTCGAGCCGGTCGATTCATCCGCCAGTGCGATCGGCGCGCAGGGCCTGTTGCGCCTGGGCAAGTATCTCGGTGGTGGCGCGGGTCATGCATACACGAAGGCGGGCCTCACCGTCGCCAAGACGTTGCTGTCGGACGCATACCTGTCGACGAAGGACACGCACCAGGGCTTGCTGCTGCATTCGATCTACCACCGCCCGAACGGCTGGGACCACGTGCCCGCCGGCAGCAAGATCCCGGCCGGTGAGTCGAGCATGTGGGGCGACTATCACCTGCTGGAGTTGGGCGTCTACCTGCATCGCATGAATGAGACCGAACAGCCGTACCTGACGTTCTTCGATCCGAAGAAGGCGTAGACATTTTATACGTCATCCTGAGGTACTCCGAAGGATCTCTTTCTTCCCGAAGCGAATACGGGGAGATCCTTCGGAGTACCTCAGGATGACAGACGCTGTGAATGAGACATCTGAAAGAATCGAGAATCTATGCCTTCCAACAAACGAGTAGCCCTCATCACTGGCGGTAGCCGAGGCATTGGTTTCGGCGTGGCGATGAAGCTCGCCGAAAGCGGGTTCGACGTTGCCATCAACGGTCGGCGCGATGCGAGTGATGTCGCCGATGCGATCGCGGTGTTAGAGAAGACCGGCGCGGTGGTGCTCTACTGCCAGGCCGACGTCGCCAGCCGGGCAGATCACGAGACGATGCTGGCCGCCATCCGCGCGCGATTCGGCCGGCTCGACGTGCTGGTGAACAACGCGGGCGTCGCGCCGAGCGTGCGGGCGGACATCCTGGAGGCGGGGGAGGAAAGCTTCGATCGTCTGATCTCGATCAATCTGCGCGGCCCTTACTTCCTCACGCAGGCGGCCGCGAAGTGGATGGTCGAGCAACAGGCGGCGAGCCCGAGCAGCTTCCGCGGTTGCATCGTCAACGTTAGTTCTGTGAGCGCCACCGTCGTCAGCATCAACCGTGGCGACTACTGCATCAGCAAGGCCGGCGTCGCCATGGCGACCCAGTTGTGGGCGGCGCGGTTGGCCGAGCACAACATTGATGTGTACGAGGTTCGCCCCGGCGTGATCGCGACCGACATGACGGCCGGCGTAACTGAAAAGTACGACAAGCTGATCGCCAACGGCCTGACCGTTGAAAAGCGATGGGGCAAACCCGACGATGTCGGCAAGGCCGTCGCCATGCTGGCTCGCGGCGAACTGCCGTACGCCACGGGCCAAGTGCTGAACGTCGACGGTGGCATGACGCTGCAGCGGCTTTAAGTGTGGGAATCGGTTGAAACCGATCACGTGAAAAATGAGGGAATCATGAGTGACATCCTCTCTCAGATCGCTGCCAATCGTTTGATGCCCGTGATCGCTCTGGACGACACCGACGACGCCGCTCCGCTGGGCGATGCATTGATCGCCGGCGGTCTGCCCGTCGCCGAGATCACGTTTCGCACCGCCGCCGCGGAGGCATCTATTCGGACGATGTCGAAGATGCCGGGCATGCTGGTGGGCGCGGGAACGGTTCTGGATGTGGACACAGTGAAGCGGGCCGTCGATGCCGGCGCAAAGTTTATGGTGTCGCCCGGGTTCAGCAGCAAGGTGGTCAGCTACTGCGTCGACAATAACATCCCGATCACGCCGGGCACGGTAACGCCGACCGATATTCAGGCGGCCATCGAGCACGGCATCACGACCGTGAAATTCTTTCCCGCTGAAACGTTCGGCGGCATCAAGGCGATCAAGACGCTCGCGGCGCCGTTCGGACAGATTCGCTTTATCCCGACCGGTGGCATCACCGAGAAGCAGTTGCTCGACTACCTCGGCTTCAAGCCGGTGCTGGCCGTCGGTGGCAGTTGGTTTGTGACGAAGGACTTGATCAGCGCCAAGAAGTTCGACGAGATCACCCGCCTTACGTCGCAGGCGGTGAAGGTTGCCAAGGAAGCTCGACCATGAACATCAAATCCAAAGAGTCCTGCAAGTACGACCTGATCGCGCTCGGCGAGTGCATGATCCGTTTGTCGCCACCCGGACACGGGCGGGTTGAGTTTTCACCCACCCTCGAGGTGTGGGTGGGGGGCGGCGAATATAACGTGGCGTATGCGCTGGCGCGGCTGGGTTTGCGCACCGGTTGGATCGGTGGATTAAACACATCGCCGATGGGAAAGATCGTTCTGAACCACGGCCGATCGGTGGGCATGGACATGACCCACGCCGTCATGCGCAAGTATGACGGTTACGGTAAAATAGACCGAATTGGCCTCAATTTCACCGAAGTAGGTCACGGCAAGCGCGCCAGCACGACGCTCTACGATCGCGGCCATAGCGCCACTGCCGGCATCAAGCCGGGTGAGATCAACTGGAAGAAGCTGTTCCACGAGGACGGCGTGCGCTGGCTGCACACCGGAGGCATCTTCGCCGCGTTGTCGGCCGACACGCGCGCGGTGGTCGTCGAGGCGGTGAAGGCGGCGCACGAGGCGGGCACAATTGTCAGTTACGACCTGAACTTTCGCAGCAAGCTGTGGAGCAGCAAGGAAGCGATCGCGACGACCAAGCCGCTCGTGCCCTACATCGACTGTTTGATCGGCAACGAGGAAGACTTCGAGAAGGTGCTCGGCTACCACGCCGAGGGGGTGGACATCGAAAAGAACGAGCTCGACACCGGCGCGTTCAAGCAGATGGTCGAACACGTCGTGAAGGACTTCCCGAACGTGAAGATCGTCGGCACCACGCTGCGCGGCGTGAAGACGGCGCTCATCAACGACTGGTCCGCCATCATGTGGGCCGATGGCAAGTTCTACGACGGCCTGAGCTTCCCCGATCTTGAGATTGAGGATCGCGTGGGTGGTGGTGACGGTTTCGCCAGTGGCTTCACCTATGGCTTCCTGACGGGGCAGGAGCCGCAGCAGTGCGTCAACCTGGGTGTCGCCCACGGCGCGATGCTCATGAGCACGCGCGGCGACACAAGCCAGATCGAGCTGGACGACCTCCTTCACGTCGCCGGGGGTGGCAGCGCTCGCATCAAGCGATAAAGTGTTCGTCGCACCGGGCGAAAATGTGCTGCCCGGTCGGTTGAACGATCGCAGGAGATCACCGATGCGCGCCCTGAAGGTCAGCGACAACAAGCGTTTCCTCACGTACGCCGACGGCAAGCCGTTCTTCTACCTGGCCGACACCGCGTGGGAACTATTCCATCGGCTCGACCGCGCGCAGACGCTGCGCTACCTCACCGATCGCGCCGCAAAGGGGTTCACAGTCATTCAAGCCGTCGTGCTGGCCGAGATCGACGGGCTGAACACGCCGAACATGCAGGGCCACCGGCCGTTGCACGACAACGACCCGACGCGTCTAGATGAGGCCTACTTTGCGGACGTGGATTGGGTGGTCGATACCGCGGCGTCGCTTGGGCTGTACATCGGCATGCTGCCCACCTGGGGCGACAAGTGGAACAAGAAGTGGGGCATCGGCCCGGAGATCTTCACGCCCGACAACGCCTACACGTTCGGCCTTTGGCTCGGCCGGCGCTACCGCGACAAGCCCATCATCTGGATCACCGGTGGCGACCGCCCAGTGGAAACGGACCTGCATCGGGAAATCGTCACGCGCATGGCAAATGGCCTGCGTGACGGCGACGGGGGCCGCAACCTGGTCTCGTTTCACCCGACGGGTGGCCGCGCGTCGAGCGAGGTGTTTCATGCGGAGCCGTGGCTCGACTTCAACATGTGGCAGAGCGGCCACGGGCGCAATGCGGCCAATTACGAGAAGATCAGTTCGGACTACGACCGTCGCGATCCGGTAAAGCCCGTGCTGGACGCCGAACCGGGCTACGAGGATCACCCATCCGCGTTCAAGCTCGACAACGGTTATCTGGACCAGTACGACGTACGGAAAAGCCTCTACTGGTCGCTGTTCGCCGGCGCGTGTGGGTACACGTACGGGTGCCACCCGATATGGCAATTCTGGCAGTCCGGCCGCGAACCCAGGGGTTATTGCCGCACGCACTGGGAAGACGCGTTGCACCTGCCTGGCAGCGGCCAGATGCGGCACGCACGGGCGCTGTTGGAATCGCGACCGTTCCTGTCGCGCGTGCCGGATCAGTCGCTGATCGTGTCGGAACAACGGGAGGGCTCGCACCACCAGCAGGCCACGCTCGATGCGAAAGGTCGTTACGCGATGATCTACTGCCCGTACTATGATCATCCGACGATCGACTTGGCCAAGCTGTCGAATCGCGATCCCGTCGCGTACTGGTTCGACCCGCGCACCGGCACCGCTGCGACCACCTCACCCATCAAGCGTCAGGGCAATCACGCGACATACCCGACCCCGTATGGTGGGCCGGACTGGGTGCTGGTGTTGGATGATCCCGCCTGCAACTTCCCCCGGCCCGGCGCGGCGGTGACGGAGATCTTATAGCGCGCATAAGACGAATATTGTGCGGCGAGACCGATTGCACGCAACAGGTCCCTCCGCTGGCGAAACTTCGCACAAGCGCCAAAAAGTGCCAAACTGTCGTATTTCG
Above is a window of Tepidisphaeraceae bacterium DNA encoding:
- a CDS encoding 3-ketoacyl-ACP reductase yields the protein MPSNKRVALITGGSRGIGFGVAMKLAESGFDVAINGRRDASDVADAIAVLEKTGAVVLYCQADVASRADHETMLAAIRARFGRLDVLVNNAGVAPSVRADILEAGEESFDRLISINLRGPYFLTQAAAKWMVEQQAASPSSFRGCIVNVSSVSATVVSINRGDYCISKAGVAMATQLWAARLAEHNIDVYEVRPGVIATDMTAGVTEKYDKLIANGLTVEKRWGKPDDVGKAVAMLARGELPYATGQVLNVDGGMTLQRL
- the eda gene encoding bifunctional 4-hydroxy-2-oxoglutarate aldolase/2-dehydro-3-deoxy-phosphogluconate aldolase, translated to MSDILSQIAANRLMPVIALDDTDDAAPLGDALIAGGLPVAEITFRTAAAEASIRTMSKMPGMLVGAGTVLDVDTVKRAVDAGAKFMVSPGFSSKVVSYCVDNNIPITPGTVTPTDIQAAIEHGITTVKFFPAETFGGIKAIKTLAAPFGQIRFIPTGGITEKQLLDYLGFKPVLAVGGSWFVTKDLISAKKFDEITRLTSQAVKVAKEARP
- a CDS encoding sugar kinase; its protein translation is MNIKSKESCKYDLIALGECMIRLSPPGHGRVEFSPTLEVWVGGGEYNVAYALARLGLRTGWIGGLNTSPMGKIVLNHGRSVGMDMTHAVMRKYDGYGKIDRIGLNFTEVGHGKRASTTLYDRGHSATAGIKPGEINWKKLFHEDGVRWLHTGGIFAALSADTRAVVVEAVKAAHEAGTIVSYDLNFRSKLWSSKEAIATTKPLVPYIDCLIGNEEDFEKVLGYHAEGVDIEKNELDTGAFKQMVEHVVKDFPNVKIVGTTLRGVKTALINDWSAIMWADGKFYDGLSFPDLEIEDRVGGGDGFASGFTYGFLTGQEPQQCVNLGVAHGAMLMSTRGDTSQIELDDLLHVAGGGSARIKR
- a CDS encoding glycoside hydrolase family 140 protein; protein product: MRALKVSDNKRFLTYADGKPFFYLADTAWELFHRLDRAQTLRYLTDRAAKGFTVIQAVVLAEIDGLNTPNMQGHRPLHDNDPTRLDEAYFADVDWVVDTAASLGLYIGMLPTWGDKWNKKWGIGPEIFTPDNAYTFGLWLGRRYRDKPIIWITGGDRPVETDLHREIVTRMANGLRDGDGGRNLVSFHPTGGRASSEVFHAEPWLDFNMWQSGHGRNAANYEKISSDYDRRDPVKPVLDAEPGYEDHPSAFKLDNGYLDQYDVRKSLYWSLFAGACGYTYGCHPIWQFWQSGREPRGYCRTHWEDALHLPGSGQMRHARALLESRPFLSRVPDQSLIVSEQREGSHHQQATLDAKGRYAMIYCPYYDHPTIDLAKLSNRDPVAYWFDPRTGTAATTSPIKRQGNHATYPTPYGGPDWVLVLDDPACNFPRPGAAVTEIL